The proteins below are encoded in one region of Sphingobacterium sp. R2:
- a CDS encoding DUF4136 domain-containing protein → MKKILLFLVLCVALASCSSYQYNTTRVEKMDFTPFKTYAWLPPVDSLSKSYFDNDIAKTNILDAANTALEAKGLQYSKDNPDLLFRYITIVNNKSRLVYGGGGYYGWGGPWGWYRPWFSPYYYGGAYYPVAKERYRYGHLIIEAIDRKTNAVIWQARGSGDVDNPEKAINNISKVAKGVIDLFPVKTLKK, encoded by the coding sequence ATGAAAAAGATTCTATTATTTTTGGTGCTTTGCGTTGCACTCGCATCATGTTCGTCTTATCAATACAATACCACACGGGTAGAAAAGATGGATTTTACGCCATTTAAGACGTATGCTTGGTTGCCTCCGGTCGACTCGTTATCAAAGTCTTATTTTGACAATGATATCGCTAAAACCAATATTCTGGACGCAGCTAATACTGCTTTGGAAGCAAAAGGCCTTCAATATTCCAAAGATAACCCTGATTTACTATTTCGATACATCACGATTGTCAATAATAAGAGTCGCTTGGTCTATGGTGGCGGCGGTTACTACGGCTGGGGGGGACCCTGGGGATGGTATCGTCCGTGGTTTTCACCCTATTACTACGGTGGCGCCTATTACCCAGTTGCAAAAGAACGCTATCGTTACGGTCATTTGATTATTGAAGCTATTGACCGCAAAACAAATGCTGTGATTTGGCAGGCACGCGGCTCTGGAGATGTCGATAACCCAGAAAAAGCAATTAATAACATCAGCAAGGTTGCAAAAGGTGTTATTGATCTGTTTCCCGTAAAGACCTTAAAAAAATAA